A genome region from Salvelinus alpinus chromosome 26, SLU_Salpinus.1, whole genome shotgun sequence includes the following:
- the LOC139554844 gene encoding thioredoxin-interacting protein-like, with translation MVAMPKRLKTFEVIFSDASKAFYCSGDKVAGRIVVEVSEVTRVSAMRVLGVGCAKVEYAKGKQKCREENEYLRYEEVVQLVDQPADHDGSVVLRPGNKYEYMFGFELPQQGQIVSSYKGKFGYVQYFVKALMERPAQPALECKKHFEVEEPLDVNTPDLLSPTGGMKEKKVTCMFIPDGQVSLNAKIDRKGFCEGEDICICAKFENTCSRIVVPKAAIISKHTYQANGRTKVFRQKLSSVRGNHIISGMCDAWQGKTIRVPKIKPSMLDCNIIRVEYALMIYMHIPGSEKLILELPLVIGTAGLGSRTNSVSSTDGSVSNASASWVSLRMPSAPPSYCDVTRDCRLDQPLTPLLNDYDGDDSPIFMHSSAFQFPPLPAYSEVDEEFNGNTRMLQVC, from the exons ATGGTTGCTATGCCAAAGAGATTGAAGACTTTCGAGGTCATTTTCAGCGATGCTAGCAAGGCTTTCTACTGCAGTGGAGACAAAGTAGCCGGGAGGATCGTGGTGGAAGTATCGGAGGTGACCAGAGTCTCGGCTATGAGGGTGCTCGGAGTTGGTTGCGCTAAAGTGGAATATGCCAAAGGAAAGCAGAAATGCAGAGAGGAGAATGAGTACTTGAGATACGAAGAAGTTGTTCAACTTGTTGACCAGCCAGCTG ATCATGATGGATCAGTTGTCCTTAGACCTGGCAACAAGTACGAGTACATGTTTGGATTTGAACTTCCCCAGCAAGG GCAGATTGTGTCTTCCTACAAGGGCAAGTTTGGCTATGTCCAGTACTTCGTCAAGGCCTTGATGGAGAGGCCTGCTCAGCCTGCCCTGGAGTGCAAGAAGCACTTTGAGGTGGAGGAGCCCCTGGATGTGAACACCCCAGATCTGCTG tCTCCTACAGGCGGCATGAAGGAGAAAAAGGTCACCTGCATGTTCATTCCCGACGGCCAGGTGTCCCTCAACGCCAAGATCGATCGCAAGGGGTTCTGTGAGGGCGAAGACATCTGCATCTGTGCCAAGTTTGAGAACACCTGCTCACGTATTGTGGTGCCCAAGGCAGCCATCATCTCCAAGCACACCTACCAGGCCAATGGTAGGACAAAGGTCTTCCGTCAGAAGCTTTCCTCTGTGCGTGGCAACCACATCATCTCCGGTATGTGCGACGCCTGGCAGGGCAAGACCATCCGTGTGCCCAAGATCAAGCCCTCCATGCTGGACTGCAATATCATCCGTGTGGAGTACGCCCTCATG ATCTACATGCACATCCCAGGCAGCGAGAAGCTGATCCTGGAGCTGCCGCTGGTCATCGGCACAGCCGGCCTGGGCAGCCGCACCAACAGCGTGAGCAGCACAGACGGCTCGGTCAGCAATGCCTCAGCCAGCTGGGTGTCCCTGCGCATGCCCTCTGCTCCCCCCAGCTACTGCGATGTCACCCGCGACTGCCGCCTGGATCAGCCACTCACACCCCTGCTGAATGACTACGACGGCGATGACAGCCCCATCTTCATGCACTCCTCAGCCTTCCAGTTCCCACCCCTGCCTGCCTACTCTGAG GTTGATGAGGAGTTCAATGGCAACACTCGCATGCTGCAGGTCTGCTGA